The following proteins are co-located in the Carassius auratus strain Wakin chromosome 7, ASM336829v1, whole genome shotgun sequence genome:
- the LOC113105504 gene encoding uncharacterized protein LOC113105504: MSSKTSSKRRYQPAAEFDDATIARKREYWRSKKREQRARKSSTKKKIGNENLRMSVVSKASSDPSLHNNNVSFKQEEADALKNCLSLGLSVSESNITMVPCQKARWFQRTKLNYALPQSQEISTNTLKGVMGNNKINPSDTGSSKSNASTVESLCPTVHSVPTTCVELHPNNTHAQKSKSGMSSLNGKHLTTSLQSRVSMVLPVHSYQNKPQNSLRLLTSAECKVRENQSPITKRRTCAFALEHNTGEAVTEEEMVAKRRENWRIKKREQRAKRAAKLAQDREGSLRQGQPLSVGIMHASSPTNSKALRGISLNSNLVSLNQQSLGAKFNGSQTAQLHVQSPKPNHASLTSGILQSSLSKSKSKVQKFAQTQKRRQNQMRRSTLGASKVESPEDRHARQKEYWRIKKREQRARLSMALKARLKEQEPLKHHGKHSYNSFSQACGVQASKASAFAVSSDTIGGFIKEDGTVTVSISKTSPKASLPASQDISNVKCIGNVKLQVHVNSPLYSDAPPVTKLDSAQCNISSNCTNAHQNSPVKSRLTRGAVLGSMTVTIKSETPTEEERVTRLREYWRIKKRQQRASQAARLGNGLLRSKVSVLKQREQNKKSNHRQSITSSITTTVCHSSTSAPMLIKEEHVYPTIQAVFSIPEITPCISVNSSKTSPSASLESHIMDHHATTLQAVASMKKLLEESVYTPEENNASEIHVKCENEPLPLTKDELFTSEDAKPSLTLQQNVLLQSDLPEDTSLKDIKLSPPASTFENISHYKTLNNVCQEATDGSHAISPVALQPHNFSENGADPKQASPIQALQKQQLGESDELQRKREYWRLKKRQQRARKTNKDATKNAVLRSLPQKKTRSTTFMQAMSQIPIQKKTSRCTKPSGPQTQPTDKSRCDRSQIVATANPQEDPEEVIRRRRMQWRIKKQKQRARKAAHETKLRQVMVPPQSQDLQSQNSTSLCSAVVQSATLEDQLGYFVEPCQPALKEESSFVPNGAMEGPLSLAEWRNVYLMDFDPVNPLLVCMVCGEQQYSESVEGVKAHIEEAHPETLSLGDSERQGILDAWDKQVAVREHFITHQLQQQCRASTDNTEICFQSGFEHMK; the protein is encoded by the exons AGCAGCAGAGTTTGATGATGCCACTATCGCCCGCAAAAGGGAATATTGGAGGAGCAAGAAAAGAGAGCAGAGGGCGAGAAAGTCATCTACCAAAAAGAAGATTGGAAATGAAAATCTGCGCATGTCTGTTGTTAGTAAAGCTAGCAGTGATCCCTCTCTACacaataataatgtttcattCAAACAGGAAGAGGCTGATGCTCTTAAAAACTGCTTGAGCTTAGGTTTATCAGTATCTGAGAGTAACATTACTATGGTGCCATGCCAAAAAGCGAGATGGTTTCAAAGGACCAAGCTCAACTACGCCTTACCTCAGTCTCAAGAAATAAGCACAAACACCTTGAAGGGTGTAAtgggtaataataaaataaatccctcAGATACAGGGTCATCAAAATCAAATGCTTCAACGGTTGAATCTCTCTGCCCTACAGTCCATTCGGTGCCTACAACATGCGTTGAGTTGCATCCGAACAATACTCATGCTCAAAAATCTAAATCGGGAATGTCATCCCTAAATGGCAAGCATTTAACAACATCTCTGCAAAGCCGTGTATCCATGGTTTTACCAGTGCACAGTTACCAAAATAAGCCTCAGAACTCACTTAGACTCTTGACCTCTGCAGAATGTAAGGTTCGTGAAAACCAGAGTCCTATCACTAAGAGAAGAACATGTGCCTTCGCTTTAGAGCACAACACGGGAGAGGCTGTGACTGAAGAAGAGATGGTTGCTAAGCGTAGAGAGAACTGGCGTATCAAAAAGCGGGAACAGAGAGCAAAGCGTGCTGCAAAGTTGGCCCAGGACCGAGAAGGGAGTCTCAGACAAGGACAACCTTTATCTGTTGGTATCATGCATGCTTCATCTCCTACTAACAGTAAGGCCTTGAGAGGAATCAGCCTCAACTCAAACCTTGTATCTCTTAATCAGCAGTCGCTGGGAGCAAAATTTAACGGTTCTCAGACAGCACAACTACATGTTCAGAGTCCTAAACCAAACCATGCATCCTTAACCTCTGGTATTTTGCAGTCATCCTTAAGTAAGTCCAAATCCAAAGTACAGAAATTTGCACAAACTCAAAAGAGACGTCAAAACCAAATGAGGAGATCCACCCTTGGGGCTTCCAAAGTTGAGTCTCCCGAGGATCGCCATGCCAGGCAAAAAGAATACTGGAGAATTAAGAAACGTGAGCAAAGAGCAAGGCTGTCTATGGCATTGAAAGCACGACTCAAGGAACAAGAACCACTAAAGCATCATGGGAAACATTCCTACAACAGTTTCAGTCAGGCATGTGGAGTTCAAGCGAGCAAAGCAAGTGCATTTGCAGTTTCCTCCGATACCATTGGTGGTTTTATCAAAGAAGATGGCACAGTGACGGTCTCCATTTCGAAGACATCTCCTAAAGCTTCCCTACCTGCAAGTCAAGACATTTCCAATGTGAAATGCATTGGAAATGTAAAACTCCAGGTTCATGTAAATTCTCCCCTATATTCAGATGCTCCACCAGTCACAAAGCTAGATTCTGCtcaatgcaacatttctagtAATTGTACTAATGCTCACCAAAACTCTCCAGTAAAGTCTAGATTAACCAGAGGTGCAGTTCTGGGCAGTATGACAGTCACCATCAAGTCTGAAACCCCAACAGAAGAAGAAAGGGTCACCCGTTTGAGAGAGTATTGGAGGATTAAGAAACGACAGCAAAGGGCTAGTCAAGCTGCCCGACTTGGAAATGGTCTGCTCAGGTCGAAGGTTTCTGTGTTAAagcagagagagcaaaacaagAAGTCAAACCATAGGCAAAGTATTACTTCATCTATCACCACAACAGTTTGTCACTCCTCTACCAGTGCCCCAATGCTTATAAAAGAGGAGCATGTCTATCCCACTATACAAGCTGTGTTTTCCATCCCAGAAATTACTCCCTGCATCAGTGTTAATAGCAGCAAAACTTCACCCAGTGCATCCTTAGAATCACACATCATGGACCATCATGCCACCACTCTTCAGGCTGTTGCCTCCATGAAAAAGCTCCTAGAGGAATCAGTTTACACACCAGAAGAAAATAATGCCAGCGAAATCCACGTTAAGTGTGAAAATGAGCCTCTTCCTTTGACTAAAGATGAACTTTTCACATCTGAAGATGCAAAACCAAGTCTTACCTTACAACAAAATGTGTTATTACAGTCCGACCTCCCAGAAGACACAAGCCTTAAAGATATCAAATTGAGTCCTCCGGCATCAACTTTTGAAAACATCAGTCATTATAAGACTCTTAATAATGTCTGTCAAGAGGCTACAGATGGAAGTCATGCCATTTCTCCAGTGGCTCTGCAACCTCATAATTTCAGTGAAAATGGAGCAGATCCCAAGCAGGCCTCCCCTATACAGGCCTTGCAAAAGCAGCAGCTTGGTGAAAGTGATGAGCTTCAACGAAAGCGAGAGTATTGGCGATTAAAGAAGAGACAACAGCGGGCTAGAAAAACCAACAAAGATGCAACCAAAAATGCAGTCCTTCGTAGTCTGCCACAG AAGAAAACACGAAGCACAACTTTCATGCAAGCCATGTCCCAGATCcccattcagaaaaaaacaagcagGTGCACCAAGCCTTCTGGTCCACAGACACAGCCTACAGATAAATCAAGATGTGATCGAAGCCAAATAGTGGCGACGGCAAATCCACAAGAAGATCCAGAGGAGGTAATACGTAGAAGACGCATGCAGTGGAGGATCAAGAAACAGAAGCAGAGAGCTAGAAAGGCAGCACATGAGACAAAGCTACGCCAGGTGATGGTCCCTCCACAAAGCCAGGATTTACag AGTCAGAACTCCACCAGTCTCTGCTCAGCTGTAGTTCAGAG TGCAACTTTAGAAGACCAACTTGGCTACTTTGTTGAACCATGTCAACCTGCACTCAaag AGGAGTCAAGCTTTGTACCAAATGGTGCAATGGAGGGACCTTTATCACTGGCGGAGTGGAGAAATGTCTACCTCATGGACTTTGATCCTGTCAACCCGTTGTTGGTGTGTATGGTTTGTGGAGAGCAGCAGTACTCTGAGAGTGTGGAAGGCGTGAAGGCCCACATCGAGGAGGCGCATCCTGAAACACTATCACTGGGAGACAGTGAACGTCAAGGCATTCTTGATGCCTGGGATAAACAAGTGGCAGTCCGAGAGCACTTCATCACCCACCAGCTTCAACAGCAGTGCAGAGCTTCTACAGATAACACGGAAATCTGCTTTCAGTCTGGCTTTGAAcatatgaaataa
- the ecsit gene encoding evolutionarily conserved signaling intermediate in Toll pathway, mitochondrial isoform X1, whose amino-acid sequence MRSEWSSFQHICDSSAVVCDVIIMNAPRHLLRIQCIGCVACFLGKPVKRLVLPARAHLQTPGSQHNYGQLLRPFHHSAVCSTSRPSQTQLENTADDETLNKGKSLVTHDDLFERAARDSKTKADFNRVVDVFSKKDIRRRGHVEFIYAALKKMPEFGVEQDITVYNKLLDVFPKEVFVPRNFIQRMFNHYPRQQECGVQLLEQMENYGLMPNVETKVLLAQIFGEKSHPMRKYQRIMYWFPKFKHANPFPVPHVLPSDPVELARFSLTRIADDLDAKITIYQYPSTDITETGEEVMRPHIVGIQSPDQRSLLAKHNPRKPVFVEGPFPLWLRKTCVHYYLLRADPIPPEEKVEEEFDPEMIGPEQSLFYPQRVELDLERDMGDDFSFIVDDVEEGPVYAMCMAGQGDQATLSQWISGLQETCPILGQIPTVFRLDSGPRELQTSSGAQQTPEQEVETEQIIEEEPLLSQRVKQ is encoded by the exons ATGAGATCTGagtgga GCTCATTTCAGCACATTTGTGATTCATCTGCTGTGGTTTGTGATGTAATAATCATGAATGCTCCTCGACATCTTTTGCGGATCCAGTGTATTGGGTGCGTTGCATGTTTTTTGGGGAAACCTGTGAAGCGATTGGTTCTACCTGCTAGAGCACATTTGCAAACCCCTGGATCACAGCACAACTACGGCCAG CTTCTGAGGCCGTTCCACCACAGCGCAGTGTGCTCCACGAGTCGTCCGAGTCAGACACAGCTTGAAAACACAGCTGATGATGAGACACTTAATAAAGGCAAAAGTTTAGTCACACATGATGATTTATTTGAGCGAGCTGCTAGAGACTCAAAGACCAAGGCTGATTTTAACAGGGTCGTGGATGTTTTCAGCAAGAAGGACATTCGACGAAGAGGCCATGTGGAGTTTATTTATGCTGCTCTGAAGAAGATGCCAGAATTTGGAGTCGAACAAGACATTACGGTCTACAACAAACTCCTGGATGTGTTTCCAAAAGAGGTGTTTGTTCCACGTAACTTCATTCAGAGGATGTTTAACCACTACCCACGGCAGCAAGAGTGTGGAGTACAGCTGCTGGAGCAGATGGAGAACTATG GTCTCATGCCGAATGTAGAGACCAAGGTATTGCTGGCTCAGATATTTGGGGAAAAGAGTCATCCGATGAGGAAGTACCAGCGTATCATGTACTGGTTTCCCAAATTCAAGCACGCAAACCCCTTCCCCGTCCCACATGTGCTCCCCAGTGACCCAGTAGAGCTTGCGCGATTCAGTCTTACCCGGATTGCAGATGACCTGGATGCTAAAATAACAATCTATCAG TATCCATCAACAGACATCACTGAGACCGGTGAAGAAGTTATGCGTCCCCATATTGTAG GTATTCAAAGTCCAGATCAGCGCTCTCTTCTGGCCAAACACAATCCCCGCAAGCCTGTGTTTGTCGAAGGCCCGTTTCCACTGTGGCTCAGAAAGACTTGTGTTCATTATTACCTACTCAGGGCAGACCCTATCCCGCCTGAGGAAAAG GTTGAGGAAGAGTTTGACCCTGAGATGATTGGTCCAGAGCAGAGTCTCTTCTACCCTCAGCGAGTGGAGCTCGACCTGGAAAGAGACATGGGTGATGATTTCAGTTTCATTGTGGATGATG TGGAAGAGGGGCCGGTTTACGCCATGTGTATGGCCGGTCAAGGAGACCAGGCGACTCTGTCTCAGTGGATTTCTGGTCTACAGGAGACCTGTCCCATATTAGGCCAGATCCCAACAGTGTTCCGTCTGGATTCTGGACCCAGAGAACTGCAAACCTCGTCGGGTGCTCAGCAAACCCCTGAGCAGGAGGTTGAAACAGAACAAATTATTGAGGAGGAGCCGCTACTCTCACAAAGAGTGAAACAGTGA
- the ecsit gene encoding evolutionarily conserved signaling intermediate in Toll pathway, mitochondrial isoform X2 — protein sequence MNAPRHLLRIQCIGCVACFLGKPVKRLVLPARAHLQTPGSQHNYGQLLRPFHHSAVCSTSRPSQTQLENTADDETLNKGKSLVTHDDLFERAARDSKTKADFNRVVDVFSKKDIRRRGHVEFIYAALKKMPEFGVEQDITVYNKLLDVFPKEVFVPRNFIQRMFNHYPRQQECGVQLLEQMENYGLMPNVETKVLLAQIFGEKSHPMRKYQRIMYWFPKFKHANPFPVPHVLPSDPVELARFSLTRIADDLDAKITIYQYPSTDITETGEEVMRPHIVGIQSPDQRSLLAKHNPRKPVFVEGPFPLWLRKTCVHYYLLRADPIPPEEKVEEEFDPEMIGPEQSLFYPQRVELDLERDMGDDFSFIVDDVEEGPVYAMCMAGQGDQATLSQWISGLQETCPILGQIPTVFRLDSGPRELQTSSGAQQTPEQEVETEQIIEEEPLLSQRVKQ from the exons ATGAATGCTCCTCGACATCTTTTGCGGATCCAGTGTATTGGGTGCGTTGCATGTTTTTTGGGGAAACCTGTGAAGCGATTGGTTCTACCTGCTAGAGCACATTTGCAAACCCCTGGATCACAGCACAACTACGGCCAG CTTCTGAGGCCGTTCCACCACAGCGCAGTGTGCTCCACGAGTCGTCCGAGTCAGACACAGCTTGAAAACACAGCTGATGATGAGACACTTAATAAAGGCAAAAGTTTAGTCACACATGATGATTTATTTGAGCGAGCTGCTAGAGACTCAAAGACCAAGGCTGATTTTAACAGGGTCGTGGATGTTTTCAGCAAGAAGGACATTCGACGAAGAGGCCATGTGGAGTTTATTTATGCTGCTCTGAAGAAGATGCCAGAATTTGGAGTCGAACAAGACATTACGGTCTACAACAAACTCCTGGATGTGTTTCCAAAAGAGGTGTTTGTTCCACGTAACTTCATTCAGAGGATGTTTAACCACTACCCACGGCAGCAAGAGTGTGGAGTACAGCTGCTGGAGCAGATGGAGAACTATG GTCTCATGCCGAATGTAGAGACCAAGGTATTGCTGGCTCAGATATTTGGGGAAAAGAGTCATCCGATGAGGAAGTACCAGCGTATCATGTACTGGTTTCCCAAATTCAAGCACGCAAACCCCTTCCCCGTCCCACATGTGCTCCCCAGTGACCCAGTAGAGCTTGCGCGATTCAGTCTTACCCGGATTGCAGATGACCTGGATGCTAAAATAACAATCTATCAG TATCCATCAACAGACATCACTGAGACCGGTGAAGAAGTTATGCGTCCCCATATTGTAG GTATTCAAAGTCCAGATCAGCGCTCTCTTCTGGCCAAACACAATCCCCGCAAGCCTGTGTTTGTCGAAGGCCCGTTTCCACTGTGGCTCAGAAAGACTTGTGTTCATTATTACCTACTCAGGGCAGACCCTATCCCGCCTGAGGAAAAG GTTGAGGAAGAGTTTGACCCTGAGATGATTGGTCCAGAGCAGAGTCTCTTCTACCCTCAGCGAGTGGAGCTCGACCTGGAAAGAGACATGGGTGATGATTTCAGTTTCATTGTGGATGATG TGGAAGAGGGGCCGGTTTACGCCATGTGTATGGCCGGTCAAGGAGACCAGGCGACTCTGTCTCAGTGGATTTCTGGTCTACAGGAGACCTGTCCCATATTAGGCCAGATCCCAACAGTGTTCCGTCTGGATTCTGGACCCAGAGAACTGCAAACCTCGTCGGGTGCTCAGCAAACCCCTGAGCAGGAGGTTGAAACAGAACAAATTATTGAGGAGGAGCCGCTACTCTCACAAAGAGTGAAACAGTGA